A genomic segment from Aegilops tauschii subsp. strangulata cultivar AL8/78 chromosome 1, Aet v6.0, whole genome shotgun sequence encodes:
- the LOC109785704 gene encoding non-specific lipid-transfer protein 2: MKYLAQLVVALLAFSAVVLMVAPAGAEAATCNALQLTPCAGAIIGNAAPTASCCSKMKEQQPCMCQYARDPNLKQYVDSPNGKKVMAACKVPVPSC, from the coding sequence ATGAAGTACTTGGCCCAGCTGGTGGTGGCGCTCCTGGCCTTCTCGGCGGTGGTGCTGATGGTGGCGCCGGCGGGAGCGGAGGCGGCGACCTGCAATGCGCTGCAGCTGACCCCGTGCGCGGGGGCCATTATCGGGAACGCGGCGCCCACGGCGTCGTGCTGCAGCAAGATGAAGGAGCAGCAGCCGTGCATGTGCCAGTACGCGCGCGACCCCAACCTGAAGCAGTACGTCGACTCCCCCAACGGCAAGAAGGTCATGGCCGCCTGCAAGGTGCCCGTGCCCTCCTGCTAA